A single Salvelinus fontinalis isolate EN_2023a unplaced genomic scaffold, ASM2944872v1 scaffold_0829, whole genome shotgun sequence DNA region contains:
- the LOC129847417 gene encoding proline-, glutamic acid- and leucine-rich protein 1-like, whose amino-acid sequence MSSLNYSLPAEEETVCWTEKEALIKEEEEEKDVTIQKQVEGEAVTWKEEEEDAFRVKEEEDVTVKDEEDSLFEVKAEEGENTVSSEEEEEETGYLGPISQTQFKASSGSKDELSHKMVLRNRAVITTGERRDYRGSSGEPQQPHDADRAEKSLSTSELLKKHQQR is encoded by the exons atgagttcactaaattactctcttcctgctgaagaagagacggtctgctggacggagaaagaagctctcatcaaagaggaggaggaagagaaggatgttacaatacaaaaacaagtagagggtgaggctgttacatggaaagaagaagaggaagacgcgttcagagtgaaagaggaggaggatgttacagtaaaagatgaggaggattcactttttgaagtgaaagcggaggagggggagaatacggtctcatcggaagaagaggaggaggaaactggatatctgggcccgatttcccaaacgcaatttaaggcatccagtggttctaaagatgaacttagccataagatggttttgagaaaccgggccgtgattaccactg gagagagacgggactatcgtggatcctctggggagcctcaacagcCCCATGATGCTGAcagggcagagaagagtctctccacgtcagaactcctcaagaaacaccagcagagatag